The following nucleotide sequence is from Pseudomonas sp. RC10.
CCTTGTTGGCGTGGGCACCCGTCTGCGCGGGTGTGTTTCAATAATGAAACATCTGGACATGACAAGAAATACATTAAATCTGAAATCGCTCATTAGCATTGAGGCCTGCTGGCATTGACGATTTGAAAGTCGCCACCGCCAACAGTCCATGCTCCTACGAAGCCCGGAAGGTTAGAGCACGAAGCGTTGCACCATCGAGTTGAGATCGGTGGCCAGCATCGCCAAGGCATTGCTGGCCACAGTGGTCTGCTGGGCACCCGAGGCCGATTGCGTCGACAGGTCGCGAATGCTGCTCAGGTTGCGGTCCACCTCGTGGGCGACCTGGGCCTGCTGTTCAGCGGCGCTGGCGATCAGCATGTTGCGGTCGCTGATGGTCGAGGTAGAGCTGATGATCACGGTCAGCGCCTGACTGGTGGCTGCGGCTTGCTCCAGTGTCTGACTGGCCTGGGCGGCAGTGACGCGCAGGGTTTCGGCGGTGTCCTGAGTGCTCTTCTGAACATCATTGATCAGGCCTTCGATTTCGGTGGTCGAAGCGCTGGTGCGTTGCGCGAGTGACCTGACCTCGTCGGCCACTACCGCGAATCCACGGCCCGCTTCGCCTGCACGCGCTGCTTCAATCGCAGCATTCAGCGCCAGTAGGTTGGTCTGGTTGGCGATGGCGCGGATCACTTCGAGAATCTTGCTGATGCTCAGCGTGCGCTCGGCCAGACCGTCGGCCTGATGAGACGAATCGAGCACGTTGTCGGTCAGTTCTCTGATTGAATCGATGGTTCCGGTCAGGCGCATGCGGCCTTCGGCGGCCGCTTCGTTCGACGCTTTCGACTCGGTCGACGTGTTGCTGGCGTTGTCAGCGACTTCCACCGCCGCCTGGCTCATCTGATTGACCGCCACCGCTGCCTGTTCGATTTCGTCGTTCTGCGCCTGCAGGTTTTTGGCGCTGGCCTCGGCAATCGCGCCCATCTCCTGCACCGACTGGCTCAACTGGCTGGCTGCCGCGTAAATCTGATCGATGGTGCCGTGCAAATTTCCGCGCATCTGGCCCAGCATTTTCAGTAGCTGCGCCGTTTCGTCCTTGCCTTCCGGGATCGGTTGCGGGCTCAGATCACCCTCGGCAATGGTGCTGGCGATCTGCAGCGATTGGCGCAGCGGCCGGATGATGCTCACGCTCAAGCGCCACGCCAACAACAGGGTCAATACCAAGGCAATCACGATGGCGCTGACCGCGATGATGCGCGTCTGCTGGAAGCGACTGCCCGCGCCGTCTACAGCGGCGGCGGCACTTTGCTTATTCAGTTCACGCAGCAATTGCACCTGCATGTCCATCAAGTCGCCTTGCAAGCTCAATGTCGTGTTGAGCAGCATCCGTGCATCGTCGAGTTTGCGTTGTTCGATCAAGCCGATTTCGTCATGCAGGCCCGGCATGAACGCCTTGTAAGCGTCTTGCAGGGCCTTGATGGAGTCGCGTTCCGTGCTGTCAGTCGCATGGGCGAGGTAATCGCTAAAGCTCTTCTCCACCTCGTTTTTCAGCTGCTCGACGTTGATCTTGCTGTTGACCACCGCGCCCGGATCGTCCGCGTTGGCAATCAGACGTGCGCTCTCGCCGCGCAATTTGATCAGGTCGATCGCGATGGCATCCGCCATGGCCATGCTCGGCATCGCGCCACTTTCCACCGCCGCGCCCTGATCGCGAATGCTCTGCATCTGCAACAGACAGAACACGCCCAACGCCACCAGCAACAGCGCGGTGATGCCGAAACACAGCACCAGACGCTGAGCAATCCGAAAGCGTCGCAGGAACGCTGGCTTGGACGAAGGACGGAACAACCCACGCAATGACCTTTTCACAACACGAATCTCATCGACGAATACACCGGAGACCCCGTTATAGAGATGTTCCGTGATGTCTTTATGACATCCGGTCGAAATATTTCAGATTTGTTGTGATTTGACGGCAGACAAACTAAGGGCAAATTCCGGCATTTCAGATTCGGCTTAGGCGGCTTCTGCTATCTCCGTAAGATTTTTCTGTACGGCTTACGGTCGGCTTGTTGGCGTCGATTCGGTCACTAAAATGTATTC
It contains:
- a CDS encoding methyl-accepting chemotaxis protein — encoded protein: MRRFRIAQRLVLCFGITALLLVALGVFCLLQMQSIRDQGAAVESGAMPSMAMADAIAIDLIKLRGESARLIANADDPGAVVNSKINVEQLKNEVEKSFSDYLAHATDSTERDSIKALQDAYKAFMPGLHDEIGLIEQRKLDDARMLLNTTLSLQGDLMDMQVQLLRELNKQSAAAAVDGAGSRFQQTRIIAVSAIVIALVLTLLLAWRLSVSIIRPLRQSLQIASTIAEGDLSPQPIPEGKDETAQLLKMLGQMRGNLHGTIDQIYAAASQLSQSVQEMGAIAEASAKNLQAQNDEIEQAAVAVNQMSQAAVEVADNASNTSTESKASNEAAAEGRMRLTGTIDSIRELTDNVLDSSHQADGLAERTLSISKILEVIRAIANQTNLLALNAAIEAARAGEAGRGFAVVADEVRSLAQRTSASTTEIEGLINDVQKSTQDTAETLRVTAAQASQTLEQAAATSQALTVIISSTSTISDRNMLIASAAEQQAQVAHEVDRNLSSIRDLSTQSASGAQQTTVASNALAMLATDLNSMVQRFVL